From Methylocystis sp. ATCC 49242, one genomic window encodes:
- a CDS encoding cyclic nucleotide-binding domain-containing protein — translation MTLDDDISNLTRIPLFAIFEAGALRMLAFSSETRLMRAGDTLFRRGEPSDGGFILTMGTIALDPYDDGRPAARFVRPWALIGETALVAPSLRPVTAVAREPATVLRISRALFHQILEQHPVTAARTRDFFRERLVDFTRGVAASVGANG, via the coding sequence ATGACGCTCGACGACGACATCAGCAATCTCACGCGTATTCCGCTTTTCGCGATCTTCGAGGCCGGCGCCCTGCGCATGCTCGCCTTCTCCTCCGAAACGCGGCTGATGCGCGCCGGGGACACGCTTTTTCGCCGGGGCGAACCGTCGGACGGCGGCTTTATCCTGACCATGGGCACGATCGCCCTGGATCCCTATGACGACGGCCGTCCGGCGGCGCGGTTCGTGCGGCCCTGGGCGCTGATCGGGGAGACCGCGCTCGTCGCCCCGTCGTTGCGGCCCGTCACCGCCGTCGCGCGCGAGCCGGCGACCGTGCTCAGGATCAGCCGCGCGCTTTTTCACCAGATTCTCGAACAGCATCCGGTGACGGCCGCGCGCACCCGGGATTTTTTCCGCGAACGTCTCGTCGATTTCACGCGCGGCGTCGCGGCCAGCGTCGGCGCCAACGGCTGA
- a CDS encoding helix-turn-helix domain-containing protein — MTSPRKILIAADDALTASLAEQFGTLGGVELYEAPARLSALAPPWPDVLVLDDKACGNDPAASIARFRQAGFTGAAIVISSDDRRCPGAAATLKRPFRFADLAACIAAAHSPAAARADPAPAARLTEKETAIFARLMQADGAVVSKATLLSEVWGYGPNVSTRTLETHIHRLRRKIEADPARPRRLLTEYGGYRLAAPVDNSESGAVVPLA, encoded by the coding sequence ATGACCTCGCCGCGCAAAATTCTCATCGCCGCCGACGACGCTTTGACAGCGAGCCTCGCCGAGCAATTCGGGACGCTGGGGGGTGTAGAGCTATACGAGGCGCCCGCACGTCTCTCGGCGCTCGCGCCGCCCTGGCCGGACGTGCTGGTCCTAGACGACAAGGCTTGCGGAAATGATCCGGCCGCCTCGATCGCCCGGTTTCGTCAGGCGGGCTTTACCGGCGCCGCCATCGTCATTTCCAGTGACGACAGGCGTTGTCCGGGCGCCGCTGCGACTTTGAAGCGACCCTTCCGTTTCGCGGACCTCGCCGCCTGCATCGCGGCGGCGCATTCTCCAGCCGCAGCCCGCGCGGATCCGGCGCCAGCGGCTCGGCTGACGGAAAAGGAGACGGCGATCTTCGCCCGGCTCATGCAGGCCGATGGCGCCGTCGTCTCCAAGGCTACGCTGCTCAGCGAGGTCTGGGGATATGGACCCAATGTTTCGACCCGGACGCTCGAAACTCACATTCACCGGCTGCGGCGCAAGATCGAGGCGGACCCCGCGCGCCCGCGCCGTCTTCTGACCGAATATGGCGGCTACCGTCTCGCCGCGCCTGTCGACAATAGCGAGAGCGGAGCAGTGGTTCCCTTGGCGTGA
- a CDS encoding YggS family pyridoxal phosphate-dependent enzyme has product MTIIDRLNETKASIARAATDCGRDPAEVTLVCVTKTFPAEDVVPLLDAGHRVFGENRVQEAMGKWPALREKYPDIELHLIGPLQSNKTQEAVETFDVIQSVDREKIAKALSEEMAKTGRRPRLFVQVNTGAEPQKAGVLPEEADAFIAACREKYGLEIAGLMCVPPVGEQASPHFALLADIAARNGLRELSMGMSSDYELAIQLGATYVRVGSAIMGARDYST; this is encoded by the coding sequence ATGACCATCATCGACCGTCTGAACGAAACCAAAGCGTCAATCGCCCGCGCCGCGACGGACTGCGGGCGCGACCCCGCCGAAGTCACCCTGGTCTGCGTCACCAAGACCTTTCCGGCCGAGGACGTAGTTCCGCTGCTCGACGCCGGCCATCGCGTCTTCGGCGAGAACCGCGTGCAGGAGGCCATGGGCAAATGGCCCGCGCTCCGCGAAAAATACCCGGACATCGAGCTGCATCTCATTGGCCCGCTGCAGTCCAACAAGACGCAGGAGGCTGTCGAGACCTTCGACGTGATCCAGAGCGTCGACCGCGAGAAGATCGCCAAAGCGCTCTCGGAAGAAATGGCGAAGACCGGCAGGCGCCCGCGCCTTTTCGTGCAGGTCAACACCGGCGCCGAGCCCCAAAAGGCGGGCGTGCTCCCCGAGGAGGCTGACGCCTTCATCGCCGCCTGCCGCGAAAAATACGGGCTCGAGATCGCGGGCCTGATGTGCGTGCCGCCGGTCGGCGAACAGGCGTCGCCGCATTTCGCGCTTCTGGCTGACATCGCCGCGCGCAACGGGCTGCGCGAACTCTCCATGGGCATGAGTTCGGATTACGAACTCGCGATCCAGCTCGGCGCGACCTATGTGCGCGTCGGCTCGGCAATCATGGGCGCGCGGGATTATTCGACATAA
- the holA gene encoding DNA polymerase III subunit delta translates to MVAVKSGAAEKFVSAPPDGVFLFLVFGSDAGMVRERALTIVSKRVDDRRDPFQFVEMSGDAVSADPLALLDEANTTPLFGGRRAILVETGAKSVIPAVTSLISAPPAACTVVLTAGALKRDAPLRKLVEGAKQGAGIECQPDTEHDLHALIDRTLREAGLVAGPEARGLLLAALGEDRLMSRGELTKLALYMHGREHVEAADVEAIVAHASGVASDRVVTAAFGGEVGATLESYFAQGGDPGAILFGAMRYAVALHRARLAMEREGGRTDAGVTVLMRAGFGFMHRALLEEHLKRWTSARLGALVEPLRVAQTRARANAGVALMEAENALWEVAKAARR, encoded by the coding sequence GTGGTCGCGGTAAAAAGCGGCGCCGCCGAAAAATTCGTCTCCGCCCCGCCGGACGGGGTCTTTCTGTTTCTGGTCTTCGGCTCCGACGCCGGCATGGTGCGCGAGCGCGCGCTCACGATCGTGAGCAAGCGCGTCGACGACCGGCGCGATCCGTTCCAGTTCGTCGAGATGAGCGGCGACGCCGTGTCTGCCGATCCGCTCGCGCTGCTCGACGAAGCCAACACCACGCCGCTGTTCGGCGGACGTCGCGCCATCCTCGTCGAGACTGGCGCCAAGTCGGTCATTCCCGCCGTCACCTCGCTGATTTCCGCGCCGCCCGCCGCCTGCACGGTGGTGCTGACGGCCGGCGCGCTGAAGCGGGACGCCCCGCTGCGCAAGCTTGTCGAGGGCGCGAAACAGGGCGCCGGGATCGAATGTCAGCCCGACACCGAGCATGATCTCCACGCGCTGATCGACCGCACGCTGCGTGAGGCGGGGCTCGTCGCTGGTCCGGAGGCGCGCGGCCTTCTGCTCGCCGCGCTTGGCGAAGACCGGCTGATGAGCCGCGGCGAACTCACGAAGCTCGCGCTTTACATGCACGGGCGCGAACATGTCGAGGCGGCGGATGTGGAGGCCATTGTGGCGCATGCGTCCGGCGTCGCCTCGGACCGCGTGGTGACGGCGGCTTTTGGCGGCGAAGTCGGCGCGACGCTCGAATCCTATTTCGCGCAGGGCGGCGATCCGGGAGCGATCCTGTTCGGCGCCATGCGCTACGCCGTGGCGCTGCATCGCGCGCGCCTCGCCATGGAGCGCGAGGGCGGGCGCACCGACGCCGGCGTGACGGTCTTGATGCGCGCGGGCTTCGGCTTCATGCATCGCGCGCTGCTGGAGGAGCATTTGAAGCGCTGGACGTCGGCGCGACTCGGCGCGCTCGTCGAGCCCCTGCGCGTGGCGCAAACGCGCGCCCGCGCCAATGCGGGCGTCGCGCTGATGGAGGCTGAAAACGCGCTATGGGAGGTGGCGAAGGCGGCGCGACGTTGA
- a CDS encoding LPS assembly lipoprotein LptE, whose amino-acid sequence MTLSAALPLAGCIEPMYGATGGFDSSPLAAELQAIEVDEIPNRMGHYVRNELIFGFNGTGSTVQPRYRLSVNLRERVQTPILDTVTGRATSATVIVDAEYRLVTVPGGAEVLKGVANGVASYDRFSNRFSNVRAARDAEIRDAKVIAELIRTRVSTELATRR is encoded by the coding sequence TTGACGCTCTCCGCCGCGCTGCCGCTCGCGGGCTGCATCGAGCCCATGTATGGCGCGACCGGCGGCTTCGATTCCTCGCCGCTCGCCGCCGAGCTTCAGGCGATCGAGGTCGACGAGATCCCGAACCGCATGGGGCATTATGTCCGCAACGAGCTGATCTTCGGTTTCAACGGCACGGGCTCGACCGTTCAGCCGCGCTATCGGCTCAGCGTGAATCTGCGCGAGCGCGTCCAGACGCCGATTCTCGATACGGTGACCGGCCGCGCCACCTCGGCGACCGTCATCGTCGACGCCGAATATCGTCTCGTCACCGTGCCGGGCGGCGCCGAAGTGCTCAAGGGGGTCGCCAACGGCGTTGCGAGCTACGACCGTTTCTCGAACCGCTTCTCCAACGTCCGCGCCGCGCGCGACGCTGAAATCCGCGACGCCAAGGTCATCGCCGAGCTGATCCGCACGCGCGTTTCGACCGAGCTGGCGACGCGGCGCTAG
- a CDS encoding alpha-D-glucose phosphate-specific phosphoglucomutase: protein MAKVIATTPYKDQRPGTSGLRKKVPVFQQRHYVENFVQSIFDCLEGFEGQTLVVGGDGRYYNREAIQTILKIAAANGFGRAVVGRGGILSTPAVSALIRSLKAFGGVVLSASHNPGGPDGDFGVKYNVANGGPAPEKVTEAIFARTKEITSFRIIEAPDVDLDRLGATQLGDMRVEIVDSVENYSALMQTLFDFDRIRAAFRSGFTIRFDAMSAVTGPYARAILEGALGAAAGSVLNGEPLPDFGGHHPDPNLVHAKHLYDLAMSDASPDLCAASDGDGDRNLIIGRSRFVTPSDSLAILAANAHLAPGYKNGIAGIARSMPTSGAADRVAEKLGVNIYETPTGWKFFGNLLDAGLVTICGEESAGTGSSHVREKDGLWAVLLWLDVLAARKQSVDAIVREHWATYGRNYYSRHDYEEVDSDGANALIKTLRDSLPTLKGRKFGALEVRDADDFAYHDPVDGSDSANQGLRVMFTDGSRIVYRLSGTGTAGATLRVYIERYEPDMARQFIETQEALGDLIALSREIAQIERFTQRETPSVIT from the coding sequence ATGGCGAAAGTGATCGCGACGACCCCGTACAAGGATCAGCGGCCCGGAACCTCGGGCCTGCGCAAGAAGGTCCCGGTCTTCCAGCAGCGCCATTACGTCGAGAATTTCGTGCAGTCGATCTTCGATTGCCTCGAGGGCTTCGAGGGCCAGACGCTCGTCGTGGGCGGGGACGGCCGCTACTACAATCGCGAGGCCATCCAGACCATTCTGAAGATCGCCGCCGCCAATGGCTTCGGCCGCGCAGTGGTCGGACGCGGCGGAATTCTCTCGACGCCCGCCGTATCGGCGCTCATTCGGTCGCTGAAGGCTTTCGGCGGCGTCGTGCTTTCCGCGAGCCACAACCCCGGCGGACCGGATGGCGATTTCGGCGTCAAATACAATGTGGCGAACGGCGGCCCGGCGCCGGAGAAGGTCACCGAAGCCATCTTCGCGCGCACGAAGGAGATAACTTCGTTCAGGATCATCGAGGCCCCCGACGTCGACCTCGACCGCCTCGGCGCGACGCAGCTTGGCGACATGCGCGTCGAAATCGTCGACAGCGTCGAAAACTACAGCGCGCTGATGCAGACGCTGTTCGATTTCGACCGGATTCGCGCGGCCTTCCGCTCCGGCTTCACCATCAGGTTCGACGCCATGTCGGCGGTGACCGGCCCCTATGCGCGCGCAATCCTCGAAGGCGCGCTCGGCGCGGCGGCCGGGAGCGTGCTGAACGGCGAGCCCCTCCCCGACTTCGGCGGCCACCACCCGGACCCCAATCTCGTTCACGCCAAACATCTTTACGATCTCGCCATGTCTGACGCTTCGCCCGACCTCTGCGCGGCGTCCGACGGCGACGGCGACCGCAATCTGATCATCGGCCGCTCCCGTTTCGTGACGCCCTCGGACAGCCTCGCCATTCTGGCGGCGAACGCCCATCTCGCGCCGGGCTACAAGAACGGGATCGCAGGCATCGCGCGCTCCATGCCGACAAGCGGCGCCGCCGACCGTGTCGCGGAGAAGCTGGGCGTGAACATCTACGAGACGCCGACCGGCTGGAAATTCTTCGGCAATCTGCTCGACGCCGGCCTCGTGACGATTTGCGGAGAGGAGAGCGCCGGCACGGGCTCCAGCCATGTGCGCGAAAAGGACGGGCTCTGGGCCGTCCTTCTCTGGCTCGACGTGCTTGCGGCGCGCAAGCAGAGCGTCGACGCCATCGTGCGCGAACATTGGGCGACCTATGGCCGCAACTATTATTCCCGTCACGATTATGAGGAGGTCGACAGCGACGGCGCCAATGCGCTGATCAAGACGTTGCGCGACAGTCTGCCGACGCTGAAGGGCAGGAAGTTCGGCGCACTGGAAGTGAGAGACGCCGACGATTTCGCCTATCACGATCCGGTCGACGGATCGGATTCGGCCAATCAGGGCCTGCGCGTGATGTTTACGGACGGTTCGCGCATCGTCTATCGCCTTTCCGGCACTGGCACGGCGGGGGCGACGCTGCGAGTCTATATCGAGCGCTATGAGCCCGATATGGCGCGGCAATTCATCGAAACCCAGGAGGCGCTCGGCGACCTCATCGCGCTCTCGCGGGAGATCGCGCAGATCGAGCGCTTCACGCAGCGCGAAACGCCGAGCGTGATCACCTGA
- a CDS encoding L,D-transpeptidase, translated as MSIARATTGVTLLRVARRIGGKPHEGRLAAGSLVLPCAIGRSGVARDKREGDGATPAGRWRLLYFYLRRPCPMRLPWRLARPDDIWCDDAGSFLYNRPLRAPSRLGHEEIWRGDGLYHVVGVMDYNIVPRVRGRGSAIFFHIATDDLGPTAGCVALRARDMARLLPRLARGATIYVE; from the coding sequence ATGTCCATCGCGCGCGCAACGACAGGGGTGACGCTTTTGCGCGTCGCCCGCCGCATCGGCGGCAAGCCGCATGAGGGGCGGCTTGCCGCGGGATCGCTCGTGCTGCCTTGCGCCATCGGCCGTTCGGGCGTCGCGCGCGACAAGCGCGAGGGCGACGGGGCGACTCCGGCGGGGCGCTGGCGTCTCCTGTATTTTTATTTGCGTCGTCCCTGTCCCATGCGCCTGCCGTGGCGACTCGCGCGGCCCGACGACATCTGGTGCGACGACGCCGGCTCGTTTCTCTACAACAGGCCGCTTCGTGCGCCGTCGCGCCTCGGGCACGAGGAAATCTGGCGCGGGGACGGTCTCTATCACGTCGTCGGCGTGATGGATTACAATATCGTTCCCCGCGTGCGCGGACGGGGCAGCGCGATCTTCTTTCATATCGCGACGGACGATCTCGGCCCTACCGCGGGATGCGTGGCGCTGCGCGCGCGCGACATGGCCCGCCTGCTGCCGCGACTGGCGCGGGGCGCGACGATTTATGTCGAATAA
- a CDS encoding DUF3422 family protein → MVGADDGAQWVDHEWRDAVLAELHARPFLPLKVPRRIYHFAFATNHQEAAADRAAVEQLAWSQGANGPAPDAKFHYFIFGQWRLRWEQHTEFTTYTWSTALDAAAPFSHPDPLATGEISFRPPGRVIVKSHLCVVDRDRPLEELAGVFNSQSLCVIGVGKECANVLTDFAVDPYGFTRFAIRTLHASTLEAGRLAQRVLEVETYRTMALLGLPLAREVSPQLRAMEQDLSAITQALSAGHDPRANQDLLRRLSDLLARSEALSTRTGFRFGASRAYNALVKNRLELLQEAKEGQYVTFSNFLSARFDPAIETCNAVEARQIRFSSDVGRVTNLMRTGATLDMERQNGALLDDMVRRTRLQMRLNRMVQGISMAGLAYYLVGLFAYFAKDLKELGLLPAGMSAEKAAALALPVSLLIAWAYMARVRFLSSRAAKEERVE, encoded by the coding sequence ATGGTCGGAGCGGACGACGGCGCACAGTGGGTCGATCATGAGTGGCGCGACGCGGTGCTTGCGGAGCTGCATGCGCGCCCTTTCCTGCCGCTGAAGGTTCCGCGCCGCATTTATCATTTCGCCTTCGCGACCAACCACCAGGAGGCCGCCGCCGATCGTGCGGCGGTCGAGCAGCTGGCGTGGAGCCAGGGCGCCAACGGGCCGGCGCCGGACGCGAAGTTTCATTATTTCATATTCGGCCAGTGGCGGCTGCGCTGGGAACAGCACACCGAATTCACCACCTACACCTGGTCGACGGCCCTCGACGCGGCGGCGCCTTTCAGCCACCCCGATCCGCTCGCCACGGGCGAGATTTCGTTCCGCCCGCCGGGCCGGGTCATCGTCAAGTCGCATCTTTGCGTCGTCGATCGCGACCGGCCGCTCGAGGAGCTTGCGGGCGTCTTCAATTCACAGAGCCTCTGCGTCATCGGCGTCGGCAAGGAATGCGCCAATGTGCTGACCGATTTCGCCGTCGATCCCTATGGCTTCACACGCTTCGCTATCCGCACGCTGCACGCCTCGACGCTGGAGGCGGGCCGCCTTGCGCAGCGCGTGCTGGAGGTCGAGACCTATCGCACCATGGCGCTGCTCGGCCTGCCGCTCGCGCGGGAAGTGTCGCCGCAACTGCGCGCCATGGAGCAGGACCTTTCCGCGATAACGCAGGCGCTCAGCGCGGGCCATGACCCGCGCGCCAATCAGGACCTGCTCAGGCGTCTGTCCGATCTTCTCGCCAGAAGCGAAGCGCTGTCGACGCGCACCGGTTTTCGCTTCGGGGCGAGCCGCGCCTACAACGCATTGGTGAAGAACCGGCTCGAGCTTCTTCAGGAGGCCAAGGAAGGCCAATATGTGACCTTCTCGAATTTCCTGAGCGCCCGCTTCGATCCGGCGATCGAAACCTGTAATGCGGTCGAGGCGCGGCAAATCCGCTTTTCCAGCGACGTCGGACGCGTGACCAATCTGATGCGCACCGGCGCGACGCTCGACATGGAGCGCCAGAACGGCGCGCTGCTCGACGACATGGTTCGCCGCACGCGTCTGCAAATGCGCCTGAACCGCATGGTGCAGGGCATATCCATGGCGGGCCTCGCCTATTATCTCGTCGGGCTTTTCGCTTATTTCGCCAAGGATTTGAAGGAATTGGGCCTGCTGCCCGCGGGAATGTCCGCCGAAAAAGCGGCGGCGCTGGCGCTGCCGGTGTCGCTGCTTATCGCCTGGGCCTACATGGCGCGCGTGCGGTTTCTGTCGAGCCGCGCGGCGAAGGAAGAACGGGTCGAATGA
- the leuS gene encoding leucine--tRNA ligase, with product MRPERYNFAEAEPRWQKIWEEKQVFKAGVNASAPKYYVLEMFPYPSGRLHMGHVRNYSMGDVIARYMRAKGYDVLHPMGWDAFGLPAENAAAQTGAHPATWTYANIAAMRAQLKTLGLSLDWSREIATCDPEYYRHQQKLFLDFLKAGIVDRKKSKVNWDPVDHTVLANEQVIDGRGWRSGALVEQRELTQWFLKITSYSLELLEALDTLDRWPDKVRLMQRNWIGRSEGMLVRFALDQPLGEAKEVEVFTTRADTLFGAKFVALAADHPLAKAAAEQNPELAAFCEECRRGGTSAEAIETAEKQGFDTGLRVAHPFDPDWKLPVYVANFILMDYGTGAIFGCPAHDQRDLDFATKYGLGFKVVVCPEGADPATLEAQIAKSGEAFDGDGKLVNSSFLDGLTVPEAKEHVANRLETTALFNAPQGARKVNYKLRDWGVSRQRYWGCPIPIIHCETCGPVPVPDADLPVRLPEDVTFDQPGNPLDRHPTWKNVPCPSCGRPARRETDTMDTFVDSSWYYARFTDPHNADAPAAADALARWLPVDQYIGGIEHAILHLLYSRFFARAMRDSGHAAAAEPFAGLFTQGMVVHETYKGPDGWVSPAAIRIESGEGGRRAFLLDSGAEVEIGPIEKMSKSKKNTVDPDDIVASYGADTARLFVLSDSPPDRDVIWSDEGAQGAWRFVQRVWRTVGELGRVAAPAGAAAPGEFGPEALKLRKATHKTVAQVSENIERLRFNSAIARIREFGNELTAALDAVTETPVGADLAYAFREAADAFVRLVAPMTPHVAEECWTDLGHEGLVSEAPWPVADPVLVAQEMISLPVQVNGKKRAEILVAHDADEETIRKEALSQDGVLRAMEGKPLRKFILVPKRIVNVVV from the coding sequence ATGAGACCAGAACGCTACAATTTTGCTGAGGCCGAGCCGCGCTGGCAGAAGATTTGGGAGGAAAAACAGGTCTTTAAGGCGGGCGTCAACGCCTCGGCGCCGAAATATTACGTGCTGGAGATGTTCCCGTATCCGTCGGGGCGCCTGCACATGGGCCATGTGCGCAATTATTCGATGGGCGACGTCATCGCCCGCTACATGCGCGCGAAGGGCTATGACGTTCTGCATCCCATGGGGTGGGACGCCTTCGGCCTGCCGGCGGAGAACGCGGCGGCGCAGACCGGCGCGCATCCGGCGACATGGACCTACGCCAATATCGCCGCCATGCGCGCGCAACTGAAGACGCTGGGCCTCTCGCTCGACTGGTCGCGCGAGATCGCGACCTGCGATCCGGAATATTACAGGCATCAGCAGAAGCTGTTTCTCGATTTCCTGAAGGCCGGCATCGTCGACCGCAAGAAATCCAAGGTGAACTGGGACCCGGTGGACCATACGGTTCTCGCCAACGAGCAGGTGATCGACGGGCGCGGCTGGCGCTCCGGCGCGCTGGTCGAGCAGCGCGAACTCACCCAATGGTTCCTGAAGATCACGAGCTACTCGCTGGAGCTTCTGGAGGCGCTCGACACCCTCGACCGCTGGCCCGACAAGGTGCGCCTCATGCAGCGCAACTGGATCGGCCGCTCAGAGGGCATGCTGGTGCGCTTCGCGCTCGATCAGCCGCTGGGCGAGGCGAAGGAGGTCGAGGTCTTCACCACCCGCGCAGACACGCTCTTCGGCGCCAAATTCGTCGCGCTCGCCGCCGACCATCCGCTGGCTAAGGCGGCGGCAGAGCAGAACCCCGAACTCGCCGCCTTCTGCGAGGAGTGCCGTCGCGGCGGCACATCGGCCGAGGCGATCGAGACCGCCGAGAAACAGGGCTTCGACACGGGCCTGCGCGTTGCGCATCCATTCGATCCCGACTGGAAGCTCCCGGTCTATGTCGCGAACTTCATCCTGATGGATTACGGCACGGGCGCCATCTTCGGCTGCCCGGCGCATGATCAACGCGATCTGGATTTCGCGACGAAATACGGGCTCGGCTTCAAGGTCGTCGTTTGCCCGGAAGGCGCCGATCCCGCGACGCTCGAAGCGCAGATCGCAAAGAGCGGTGAAGCCTTCGACGGCGACGGGAAGCTCGTGAACTCGTCCTTCCTCGACGGCCTCACCGTGCCTGAGGCCAAGGAGCACGTCGCGAACCGTCTCGAGACCACGGCGCTGTTCAACGCCCCGCAGGGCGCCCGCAAGGTGAACTACAAGCTGCGCGACTGGGGCGTCTCTCGCCAGCGCTACTGGGGCTGCCCGATCCCCATCATCCATTGCGAGACATGCGGCCCCGTCCCCGTGCCGGACGCGGACCTGCCGGTGAGACTGCCCGAGGACGTCACCTTCGACCAGCCCGGCAATCCGCTCGACCGCCATCCGACCTGGAAGAACGTCCCCTGTCCGTCCTGCGGCAGGCCCGCGCGCCGCGAGACCGACACGATGGACACTTTCGTCGATTCGTCCTGGTATTACGCGCGCTTCACGGACCCGCACAACGCCGACGCGCCCGCCGCGGCCGACGCCCTCGCGCGCTGGCTGCCGGTCGATCAATATATCGGCGGCATCGAGCACGCGATCCTGCATCTTCTCTATTCGCGCTTCTTCGCCCGCGCCATGCGCGACTCGGGTCACGCGGCGGCGGCCGAGCCCTTCGCCGGCCTCTTCACGCAGGGCATGGTCGTGCATGAGACCTACAAGGGCCCCGACGGCTGGGTTTCGCCCGCCGCCATCCGCATCGAATCTGGCGAGGGGGGCCGCCGCGCCTTCCTTCTCGACAGCGGCGCCGAGGTCGAAATCGGCCCGATCGAGAAGATGTCGAAGTCCAAGAAGAACACCGTCGACCCGGACGACATCGTCGCGAGCTACGGCGCCGACACGGCGCGCCTCTTCGTGCTCTCCGACAGTCCGCCCGATCGCGACGTGATCTGGTCGGACGAGGGCGCGCAGGGCGCGTGGCGCTTCGTGCAGCGCGTCTGGCGCACGGTCGGCGAACTTGGCCGGGTCGCGGCGCCGGCCGGAGCCGCGGCTCCGGGCGAGTTCGGTCCCGAGGCGCTGAAGCTTCGCAAGGCTACCCACAAGACCGTCGCGCAGGTCAGCGAGAACATCGAGCGACTGCGCTTCAACAGCGCCATCGCCCGCATCCGCGAATTCGGCAATGAGCTCACCGCCGCGCTCGACGCCGTGACCGAAACGCCCGTCGGCGCCGATCTCGCTTACGCTTTCCGCGAGGCGGCGGACGCGTTCGTACGGCTCGTCGCGCCGATGACGCCCCATGTCGCGGAGGAATGCTGGACCGACCTCGGCCATGAGGGCCTCGTCTCCGAGGCGCCGTGGCCCGTGGCCGATCCTGTCCTTGTGGCGCAGGAGATGATAAGCCTGCCCGTGCAGGTGAACGGCAAGAAGCGCGCCGAGATTCTCGTCGCGCATGACGCCGACGAGGAAACGATTCGCAAAGAGGCCTTGTCGCAAGATGGCGTTCTGCGCGCCATGGAAGGCAAGCCGCTCAGGAAGTTCATTCTCGTGCCGAAGAGGATCGTCAATGTGGTCGTGTGA
- a CDS encoding alpha/beta hydrolase produces MWRLVRSIALLVAAVSVCGCQSVSPAANVINPGASGGGGSALDIFYVTNRASIAREDGTVSYNSGRSHALAFGEVAVSGRDADAAFVAPPVEMGRFPATPYGLERVKGGIRRESGTVAAHERSVADMQSEIQRRLAATSRKEIVVFVHGYNNSFDDAAKSAAQLCNDLGPQDFVCIALTWPAGGSKGILFGYNVDRESGEFAVIDIRKAIRVIAGTPGLKRLHFLAHSRGTDVLTSALQHLGIEAYVTQGSLSSRFKIANVILAAPDIDIDVAVARLFGVPSDPDLSYGRAPRRSVVFNPGQLHFTVYSSTGDRALSLSKFLFGSQLRLGLLDAHADPGETKFMTNAAGVADFISSQGGGGLIGHSYFLSDPAVRADLVALIRDGKKAGDPGRSLVEVERPFWYLPDRPVTTQ; encoded by the coding sequence ATGTGGAGACTGGTCCGATCCATCGCTTTGCTGGTCGCTGCGGTTTCCGTCTGCGGCTGCCAGTCCGTCTCTCCGGCGGCCAATGTCATTAATCCCGGCGCGTCCGGCGGCGGCGGCTCGGCGCTCGACATTTTCTATGTCACCAACCGCGCGTCGATCGCGCGGGAAGACGGGACCGTCTCATACAACTCGGGGCGTTCACATGCGCTGGCGTTCGGCGAGGTGGCGGTGTCTGGCCGAGACGCCGACGCAGCGTTTGTCGCGCCGCCAGTCGAAATGGGCCGCTTCCCGGCGACGCCCTACGGGTTGGAGCGCGTGAAAGGCGGCATCCGGCGTGAGTCCGGGACCGTCGCGGCGCATGAACGCTCGGTGGCCGACATGCAGAGCGAGATCCAGCGCCGGCTCGCCGCGACGAGCCGCAAGGAGATCGTTGTCTTCGTCCATGGGTACAACAACAGTTTCGACGACGCGGCGAAATCCGCCGCGCAGCTTTGCAACGATCTCGGGCCGCAGGATTTCGTCTGCATCGCGCTGACATGGCCGGCCGGCGGATCGAAGGGCATCCTCTTCGGCTACAATGTCGATCGCGAATCCGGCGAGTTCGCCGTGATCGACATCCGCAAGGCCATTCGCGTCATCGCCGGCACGCCGGGGCTGAAGCGACTGCATTTCCTCGCCCACAGCCGCGGCACGGACGTGCTGACGTCGGCCCTGCAGCATCTCGGGATCGAAGCCTATGTGACGCAGGGTTCCCTGTCATCGCGGTTCAAGATCGCCAACGTCATCCTGGCCGCGCCCGACATCGACATCGACGTGGCCGTCGCAAGATTGTTCGGCGTCCCGTCGGATCCGGACCTGTCCTATGGCCGCGCGCCCCGGCGAAGCGTCGTCTTCAATCCCGGCCAGTTGCACTTCACCGTCTACTCATCGACTGGCGACAGGGCGTTGAGCCTGTCGAAGTTCCTGTTCGGCAGCCAGTTGCGCCTCGGCCTTCTCGACGCGCATGCAGATCCGGGTGAAACGAAATTCATGACTAACGCGGCGGGCGTCGCCGATTTCATTTCCTCACAGGGCGGCGGCGGTCTCATCGGGCACAGCTATTTCCTGTCCGATCCGGCTGTTCGCGCGGATCTCGTCGCGCTCATTCGCGACGGCAAAAAGGCGGGCGATCCGGGACGGTCGCTGGTGGAAGTGGAAAGACCCTTCTGGTACCTGCCCGACCGCCCGGTGACCACGCAGTGA